A genomic stretch from Festucalex cinctus isolate MCC-2025b chromosome 13, RoL_Fcin_1.0, whole genome shotgun sequence includes:
- the LOC144033013 gene encoding calpain-9 isoform X1: protein MEKSPGFSSEPDVSLSPPPPDDDDASSACSDELLGSQSRRWLAELMAADEPGEPGSDTAVNGERIAVGRDGLFVDYHFPLGELEMKAGVKWKRPKEMCRSPQFTVDGASRLDVRQGKLSDCWLLSAIASLAVHQTLLRKVVPPGQSFQGGYNGSFVFRFWQYGQWEDVRIDDLLPTYGNELLYLSSPEKREFWSSLLEKAYAKLKGGYRALDMGFPHEAMVDMTGGVAEVLSVAVLPRELPAFLAELLAKGALINCANTQGPLEYRNDLGIMFRHAYSLTAVEKVQTTYGPVDLVRILNPWGNTEWLGPWSDRDGPEWNTVSADEQKRLHRIRREDGEFWMSVSDFRQNFETMEVCHLADLQNDASVQPWSCAMHHGTWVPRVSAGGSPKGGWFWQNPQFGLVLSPGEHRSSETPTRCAFILALMQKHQRRRGIDLSIALHIYPAPHEGTHLSPDDLSKLRPAMSSSYYSSRREVVLRGHLSPGRYVIIPSTAEPNQQGAFLLRVLTEQSHAATPAQRPAERDLTSITAQPHYPHQAALPSIKAMMQLFKKHCNKRGFCKPHHLHSLLTEAIQGGVLAGSEKNLALEHCKSLVVLMDSQGIAQLTWMEFQALWDKIRTWTDIFLAYDKNKTQRLEYKEVGPALKAAGIVVDDLVMQLVGLRYTEPDMTISYPGFLYLVMKLESMIHKFHAYDMVGMGCISLNYTQWLHMTIYN, encoded by the exons ATGGAGAAGTCGCCAGGTTTTTCCTCCGAGCCCGATGTCTCCCTGTCGCCCCCTCCGccggacgacgacgacgccaGCTCGGCGTGCTCCGACGAGTTGCTTGGCTCCCAGTCGCGACGCTGGCTCGCCGAACTGATGGCGGCGGACGAGCCGGGAGAACCCGGCAGCGACACCGCCGTCAACGGAGAGAGGATTGCGGTGGGCCGCGACGGGCTCTTCGTCGACTATCATTTCCCCCTCGGAGAGCTCGAGATGAAGGCCGGCGTCAAGTGGAAGCGGCCCAAG GAGATGTGCCGTTCGCCTCAGTTCACCGTTGATGGAGCGTCACGCCTGGATGTCCGCCAGGGAAAGCTAA GTGACTGCTGGTTGCTGTCTGCCATTGCATCTTTGGCAGTGCACCAAACACTGCTCCGCAAGGTGGTTCCTCCCGGACAGTCCTTCCAGGGCGGATACAACGGCAGCTTCGTCTTCAGG TTCTGGCAGTACGGTCAGTGGGAGGATGTCCGTATCGATGACCTGTTGCCGACGTACGGCAACGAGTTGCTCTACCTCAGCTCTCCGGAAAAACGAGAGTTCTGGAGCTCCCTGCTTGAGAAGGCTTATGCCAA GCTGAAAGGAGGTTACCGCGCCCTGGACATGGGCTTCCCTCATGAGGCCATGGTGGACATGACGGGCGGCGTGGCCGAGGTTCTGAGTGTGGCCGTGCTTCCCAGGGAGCTTCCGGCCTTCCTGGCCGAACTGCTAGCCAAGGGAGCGCTCATCAACTGCGCCAACACGCAG GGTCCTCTGGAGTACAGGAATGATCTGGGTATCATGTTCAGACACGCATACTCGCTGACTGCTGTGGAGAAG GTGCAGACCACATATGGCCCTGTGGACTTGGTGCGTATCCTCAACCCATGGGGTAACACAGAGTGGCTGGGCCCATGGAGTGACCGAGATGG GCCCGAATGGAACACTGTGAGTGCTGACGAGCAAAAACGACTGCACAGAATTCGGCGGGAGGACGGGGAGTTCTG GATGTCGGTGTCTGACTTTCGGCAGAACTTCGAGACCATGGAGGTGTGTCACCTGGCTGATCTGCAGAACGATGCCAGCGTGCAGCCGTGGTCGTGTGCAATGCATCATGGGACTTGGGTGCCACGTGTCTCTGCCGGGGGCTCTCCTAAAGGGG gtTGGTTCTGGCAAAATCCACAGTTTGGCTTGGTCCTCTCCCCAGGGGAACATCGATCATCTGAAACTCCCACTCGCTGCGCCTTTATTTTGGCTCTCATGCAGAAACATCAACGACGCAGAGGCATCGACCTGTCCATTGCTCTGCACATATACCCG GCACCTCACGAGGGCACTCACCTGTCGCCCGACGACCTGAGCAAGCTCCGGCCGGCGATGAGCAGCAGCTACTATTCGTCGCGGCGAGAGGTGGTTCTCCGTGGCCATCTCTCACCCGGTCGCTATGTCATCATCCCGTCCACCGCCGAACCCAATCAGCAGGGAGCCTTCCTGTTGCGCGTTTTGACCGAGCAAAGCCACGCCGCCAC TCCAGCTCAACGTCCGGCAGAGCGTGACCTCACTTCAATAACAGCG CAGCCCCATTATCCCCATCAGGCCGCTCTCCCTTCAATTAAAGCCATGATGCAGCTTTTTAAGAAGCACTGCAACAAG AGAGGATTCTGCAAACCACATCACCTTCACAGCCTGCTGACTGAGGCCATCCAAGGAGGAG TATTGGCAGGCAGTGAGAAGAACTTGGCCCTGGAACACTGCAAGAGCTTAGTGGTCCTCATGGAT AGTCAAGGGATCGCTCAGTTAACATGGATGGAGTTCCAAGCACTCTGGGACAAGATCCGGACGTGGACG GACATCTTTCTCGCGTACGACAAGAACAAGACACAACGTCTGGAGTACAAGGAAGTGGGCCCGGCTCTGAAGGCTGCAG GTATCGTGGTGGATGACCTGGTGATGCAGCTGGTAGGCCTGAGATACACGGAGCCGGACATGACCATCAGCTACCCTGGCTTCCTGTACCTTGTCATGAAACTGGAGAGCATGATCC ACAAATTTCACGCGTATGACATGGTGGGAATGGGCTGCATTTCGTTAAACTACACACAA TGGCTCCACATGACCATTTACAACTGA
- the LOC144033013 gene encoding calpain-9 isoform X2, producing MEKSPGFSSEPDVSLSPPPPDDDDASSACSDELLGSQSRRWLAELMAADEPGEPGSDTAVNGERIAVGRDGLFVDYHFPLGELEMKAGVKWKRPKEMCRSPQFTVDGASRLDVRQGKLSDCWLLSAIASLAVHQTLLRKVVPPGQSFQGGYNGSFVFRFWQYGQWEDVRIDDLLPTYGNELLYLSSPEKREFWSSLLEKAYAKLKGGYRALDMGFPHEAMVDMTGGVAEVLSVAVLPRELPAFLAELLAKGALINCANTQGPLEYRNDLGIMFRHAYSLTAVEKVQTTYGPVDLVRILNPWGNTEWLGPWSDRDGPEWNTVSADEQKRLHRIRREDGEFWMSVSDFRQNFETMEVCHLADLQNDASVQPWSCAMHHGTWVPRVSAGGSPKGGWFWQNPQFGLVLSPGEHRSSETPTRCAFILALMQKHQRRRGIDLSIALHIYPAPHEGTHLSPDDLSKLRPAMSSSYYSSRREVVLRGHLSPGRYVIIPSTAEPNQQGAFLLRVLTEQSHAATPAQRPAERDLTSITAPHYPHQAALPSIKAMMQLFKKHCNKRGFCKPHHLHSLLTEAIQGGVLAGSEKNLALEHCKSLVVLMDSQGIAQLTWMEFQALWDKIRTWTDIFLAYDKNKTQRLEYKEVGPALKAAGIVVDDLVMQLVGLRYTEPDMTISYPGFLYLVMKLESMIHKFHAYDMVGMGCISLNYTQWLHMTIYN from the exons ATGGAGAAGTCGCCAGGTTTTTCCTCCGAGCCCGATGTCTCCCTGTCGCCCCCTCCGccggacgacgacgacgccaGCTCGGCGTGCTCCGACGAGTTGCTTGGCTCCCAGTCGCGACGCTGGCTCGCCGAACTGATGGCGGCGGACGAGCCGGGAGAACCCGGCAGCGACACCGCCGTCAACGGAGAGAGGATTGCGGTGGGCCGCGACGGGCTCTTCGTCGACTATCATTTCCCCCTCGGAGAGCTCGAGATGAAGGCCGGCGTCAAGTGGAAGCGGCCCAAG GAGATGTGCCGTTCGCCTCAGTTCACCGTTGATGGAGCGTCACGCCTGGATGTCCGCCAGGGAAAGCTAA GTGACTGCTGGTTGCTGTCTGCCATTGCATCTTTGGCAGTGCACCAAACACTGCTCCGCAAGGTGGTTCCTCCCGGACAGTCCTTCCAGGGCGGATACAACGGCAGCTTCGTCTTCAGG TTCTGGCAGTACGGTCAGTGGGAGGATGTCCGTATCGATGACCTGTTGCCGACGTACGGCAACGAGTTGCTCTACCTCAGCTCTCCGGAAAAACGAGAGTTCTGGAGCTCCCTGCTTGAGAAGGCTTATGCCAA GCTGAAAGGAGGTTACCGCGCCCTGGACATGGGCTTCCCTCATGAGGCCATGGTGGACATGACGGGCGGCGTGGCCGAGGTTCTGAGTGTGGCCGTGCTTCCCAGGGAGCTTCCGGCCTTCCTGGCCGAACTGCTAGCCAAGGGAGCGCTCATCAACTGCGCCAACACGCAG GGTCCTCTGGAGTACAGGAATGATCTGGGTATCATGTTCAGACACGCATACTCGCTGACTGCTGTGGAGAAG GTGCAGACCACATATGGCCCTGTGGACTTGGTGCGTATCCTCAACCCATGGGGTAACACAGAGTGGCTGGGCCCATGGAGTGACCGAGATGG GCCCGAATGGAACACTGTGAGTGCTGACGAGCAAAAACGACTGCACAGAATTCGGCGGGAGGACGGGGAGTTCTG GATGTCGGTGTCTGACTTTCGGCAGAACTTCGAGACCATGGAGGTGTGTCACCTGGCTGATCTGCAGAACGATGCCAGCGTGCAGCCGTGGTCGTGTGCAATGCATCATGGGACTTGGGTGCCACGTGTCTCTGCCGGGGGCTCTCCTAAAGGGG gtTGGTTCTGGCAAAATCCACAGTTTGGCTTGGTCCTCTCCCCAGGGGAACATCGATCATCTGAAACTCCCACTCGCTGCGCCTTTATTTTGGCTCTCATGCAGAAACATCAACGACGCAGAGGCATCGACCTGTCCATTGCTCTGCACATATACCCG GCACCTCACGAGGGCACTCACCTGTCGCCCGACGACCTGAGCAAGCTCCGGCCGGCGATGAGCAGCAGCTACTATTCGTCGCGGCGAGAGGTGGTTCTCCGTGGCCATCTCTCACCCGGTCGCTATGTCATCATCCCGTCCACCGCCGAACCCAATCAGCAGGGAGCCTTCCTGTTGCGCGTTTTGACCGAGCAAAGCCACGCCGCCAC TCCAGCTCAACGTCCGGCAGAGCGTGACCTCACTTCAATAACAGCG CCCCATTATCCCCATCAGGCCGCTCTCCCTTCAATTAAAGCCATGATGCAGCTTTTTAAGAAGCACTGCAACAAG AGAGGATTCTGCAAACCACATCACCTTCACAGCCTGCTGACTGAGGCCATCCAAGGAGGAG TATTGGCAGGCAGTGAGAAGAACTTGGCCCTGGAACACTGCAAGAGCTTAGTGGTCCTCATGGAT AGTCAAGGGATCGCTCAGTTAACATGGATGGAGTTCCAAGCACTCTGGGACAAGATCCGGACGTGGACG GACATCTTTCTCGCGTACGACAAGAACAAGACACAACGTCTGGAGTACAAGGAAGTGGGCCCGGCTCTGAAGGCTGCAG GTATCGTGGTGGATGACCTGGTGATGCAGCTGGTAGGCCTGAGATACACGGAGCCGGACATGACCATCAGCTACCCTGGCTTCCTGTACCTTGTCATGAAACTGGAGAGCATGATCC ACAAATTTCACGCGTATGACATGGTGGGAATGGGCTGCATTTCGTTAAACTACACACAA TGGCTCCACATGACCATTTACAACTGA